Proteins co-encoded in one Daphnia carinata strain CSIRO-1 chromosome 3, CSIRO_AGI_Dcar_HiC_V3, whole genome shotgun sequence genomic window:
- the LOC130693497 gene encoding CAP-Gly domain-containing linker protein 1-like isoform X1 → MSAPAPAKPSGIKPPTTRLARPSVTSKPASNGSSGENMSRLSSEDLPKKKTDRNEGLDDGDLDRVSDLPSLPGSRKTSKDMMRKLSDGSSSALDAAYELARRLSEAGVRRMSDANLILTTDTDSFIIGQNVYVNGIKPGKIQFIGETKFAPGEWAGIVLDDLSGKNDGSVGGVRYFQCQPKKGVFSRLGRLTRQPLDAIQLAALQSQQSQPPAASENGDESVAGSASTNGTNGTSSASPAATPSTSVVSVQSIGDLRLGDRVIVTSSQGSKAGILRYLGTAEFAAGQWAGVELDDPLGKNDGAVAGTRYFDCQQHYGLFAPIHKVSRSPANHMRRTSGAMNTSMSSSLSQPRVGGASRTGTRRDSESASVTSVATSRASTAISRVRSTINNPRLGVNSLTNSPTHQSNRQKTSRPSVGGSAHTHQDLLRERDQHIEQLMKEREMERSEVTRAAAQADEAEHQLAVLQRRYNLEKEEFTAKIAEVERLLLAAESIRSSQGAQIDDLQFRLEEETILRGEIEAQQKGLDDKEKEWARQVEQLETEAQRCFEAEELAARYKDELDALLAKSQQQESSTSENDQSDGRIRQLEASVQVKENELTQLKNSMQELTKSLEAEQVKNNDTEKRFQALEGELQIARTLLNEAKNTVETEWKTKAEILELQNAENQEQLVKLNEEKMQFETRLNEAQALLSRSQDADISESHELKAKLEEMIRQYAASQEQVLKLNEEKSQLELQLTDSLATSNQTRHTVETEVNELKMKLDELERQAAKSEEQLFSLDEEKVQLELQLANAQAAIAESEEAKRAEVESNKQKLEEITKRTETLERLGAESSERLKQVEEEKIKLNTELEKALSLLEELKETSKTETDTSRFEFEELKAQYDALEVQRTEIQIQLANVEKEKIKSEDERVKLDAELQSVKVLLAESKGTATTEIEATKNEFAELKIKYGTLERQLEEVKTELENLQRKKIKSDEEKAKLEAELKTVQLSLSEYKEAMKVEAEKKQVEYEDLKGKCENLERQHAEVKVQLSNIQEEKIKIDEEKSRLDAELQMAQLSLSESIKATTTEAEKNKCAFEELKAQCEILKLKESEMEIQLANLIEEKRKSEMELQKKYEEEHEMWIKKFDDLERQKATNEQRLTQIDEEKSRLETELLRLSSKSSDTSQDLTRLHGELMVARQTSADWQSQASKLELEKTSLEQLNSAFSSDLQNSKKEITELISVKTEIELQLANLKEEKNKSEMALQKVCKEEVESWKQKVDDFEKQKTTNDQRLAQLDEEKSRLESELLQLSSVSSNTSQDLTRLRGELVSANETLVESQSQVSKLEQEKSSLEQINATLCSDLQNLEERISELSLAKIELERQIKEENQSLKDFQAQYEKDKSEWDRLSKELHENMQSKTKEITTLTAVLEQLKTQLQNANESLVEMEAQSLNEKSEWEKTNSALVSDLTSKEKHVTDLISVNEKYESELNIAKEECSRMKQLLQSLEAHQQESLGGMAELQKSIAVLEVEKSNWLAEKLRLEGSIAQFETRLSSLSNEKEKSDRTIQERDNRLAKLTEEVTLLQQKFTAHIAELEQKLKENRKTEETEQELQAALVEARARADEIQSALEESQKNEKELLKVREQLISANKLHEEFVEQNQKEKNELKQRMEELAAAKESMQLRELKLQEELTLLKRQVDEQTSRLKGQLDDTKKEAEITLQLFQDLEDANKRIKELQSNLEENDQKLIELQEVSLQVKSLEDTLALKTIELKEEMEDRDKAEDRVLRLTECLAVKEKELEALRLEAVSLKKSTTEVSHLLTAFSTVDREKKQLEAKVVELQVAAAAASRGAGADAADTDVRIKKLMEDYEYKEQEIKFLNSVIVDMQRKVEDLNVKLEISQATLLGQNVLTPENNRNGVKSEAKVPRLFCDICDLFDLHDTEDCPTQASEDFEISPPFLNQRPSATFNQNSPNHNQHSHHGGTRGATRPYCDNCEVFGHQTKDCIEEATF, encoded by the exons ATGAGTGCCCCTGCGCCAGCAAAGCCAAGTGGGATAAAGCCCCCAACGACTAGATTGGCTAGGCCATCTGTTACGTCGAAACCAGCTTCAAATGGATCCTCAG GAGAGAATATGTCTAGACTGTCCAGTGAAGATTTGcccaaaaaaaagacag ATAGAAATGAGGGGCTTGATGATGGTGACCTTGATCGGGTAAGCGACTTACCGTCCTTGCCAGGTAGTCGTAAAACGAGCAAGGATATGATGAGAAAACTCTCGG ATGGTTCTAGTAGTGCTCTTGATGCGGCTTATGAATTGGCACGTCGGCTGAGCGAAGCCGGTGTTCGTCGAATGTCAG ACGCCAATTTGATCCTGACGACGGACACGGATAGTTTCATTATAGGCCAAAACGTCTACGTCAATGGCATCAAGCCGGGGAAAATCCAATTTATTGGCGAAACGAAGTTCGCTCCTGGCGAGTGGGCCGGCATTGTGCTGGATGATCTTTCCGGCAAAAATGATGGTTCGGTTGGCGGAGTTCGTTATTTCCAGTGCCAGCCGAAAAAAGGTGTTTTCTCACGGTTGGGAAGACTTACCCGTCAACCACTTGATGCCATCCAATTGGCCGCTCTTCAGTCTCAGCAGTCGCAACCACCTGCCGCTAGTGAAAACGGAGATGAATCAGTGGCTGGCTCTGCGAGTACTAACGGTACTAATGGTACTTCGTCTGCATCACCAG CGGCGACTCCATCAACTTCAGTTGTCAGTGTTCAATCGATTGGCGACCTCCGACTAGGAGATCGAGTGATTGTTACCAGCAGTCAGGGTTCTAAGGCTGGTATACTACGCTATCTGGGCACAGCCGAGTTTGCAGCTGGCCAGTGGGCTGGTGTGGAGTTGGACGATCCATTGGGCAAGAACGACGGAGCTGTGGCCGGCACGAGATACTTTGACTGTCAACAGCACTACGGTCTCTTCGCTCCTATACACAAAGTTTCCCGCTCACCGGCCAATCACATGCGACGCACATCAGGTGCCATGAACACCTCCATGTCCTCTTCATTGAGCCAGCCAAGGGTTGGTGGAGCATCGCGAACGGGTACGAGAAGAGATTCAGAATCTGCCAGTGTCACTTCGGTTGCGACTTCACGCGCCAGCACGGCCATCAGCCGGGTAAGGTCCACTATCAACAATCCACGACTGGGCGTCAATTCCCTAACCAATTCACCCACTCACCAATCCAATCGCCAG AAAACAAGCCGGCCTTCAGTTGGGGGATCAGCACACACTCACCAG GATTTGCTGCGAGAAAGAGATCAACACATCGAGCAGCTGATGAAAGAGCGCGAAATGGAACGGAGTGAAGTGACCCGTGCAGCAGCCCAGGCCGATGAGGCCGAACACCAATTAGCCGTGCTCCAGCGTCGATACAATTTGGAAAAAGAGGAATTTACAGCCAAAATTGCCGAAGTGGAACGTTTGTTATTGGCAGCCGAATCGATTCGATCATCGCAAGGAGCCCAAATTGATGATCTGCAATTCCGGCTAGAGGAAGAAACTATTCTCCGTGGCGAAATTGAG gcacaacaaaaaggattagatgataaagaaaaggaatggGCTCGGCAGGTGGAACAGCTGGAAACTGAGGCACAACGTTGTTTTGAAGCAGAAGAATTGGCCGCGCGTTATAAGGATGAGTTGGATGCATTGCTAGCCAAAAGCCAGCAACAAGAGTCGTCCACCTCTGAGAACGATCAGTCAGATGGACGTATCCGGCAACTGGAGGCTTCTGTTCAGGTCAAAGAAAATGAGCTCACTCAACTCAAG AATTCCATGCAAGAACTGACGAAATCACTAGAGGCGGAGCAGGTCAAAAACAACGATACCGAAAAACGTTTCCAGGCTTTGGAAGGAGAGCTACAAATCGCTAGGACGTTACTCAATGAGGCAAAGAATACCGTTGAAACGGAATGGAAGACCAAAGCGGAAATCCTTGAGCTCCAAAATGCTGAAAATCAAGAACAATTGGTCAAACTCAACGAAGAGAAAATGCAATTCGAAACGCGGCTGAACGAAGCCCAAGCCTTATTGAGTCGTTCGCAAGACGCCGACATCTCGGAATCTCATGAACTGAAAGCAAAACTTGAGGAAATGATACGTCAGTATGCCGCTAGCCAAGAGCAGGTATTAAAattgaatgaagaaaagagCCAACTTGAATTACAGCTGACAGATTCTTTGGCGACATCGAATCAAACGAGGCATACTGTGGAAACGGAGGTGAACGAATTAAAGATGAAATTAGATGAGCTGGAACGACAAGCAGCCAAGAGTGAAGAGCAGCTTTTCAGCTTAGACGAGGAAAAAGTGCAGCTTGAATTACAATTGGCAAATGCACAAGCGGCTATCGCTGAATCAGAAGAGGCTAAAAGAGCTGAGGTCGAATCGAATAAGCAAAAACTGGAAGAAATTACGAAACGAACTGAAACATTAGAACGCCTAGGAGCGGAAAGTAGTGAACGATTGAAACAGgtagaagaggaaaaaatcaAACTCAATACAGAATTGGAAAAAGCTCTCTCATTACTGgaagaattgaaagaaactTCCAAAACAGAAACAGATACGAGCAGGtttgaatttgaagaactgAAAGCTCAATATGATGCCCTGGAAGTTCAACGAacagaaattcaaattcaattggcaaatgttgaaaaagaaaaaattaaatccgAAGACGAAAGGGTTAAACTTGATGCAGAATTGCAGTCTGTGAAAGTTTTGTTAGCCGAATCGAAAGGAACGGCCACAACTGAAATAGAAGCAACGAAGAATGAATTTgcagaattaaaaattaaatatggTACGCTAGAACGCCAACTGGAAGAAGTCAAGACGGAACTAGAAAAtcttcaacgaaaaaaaattaaatccgATGAGGAGAAAGCAAAACTGGAGGCAGAATTGAAAACCGTCCAACTTTCATTATCCGAGTACAAAGAAGCTATGAAAGTAGaggcagaaaagaaacaagtcgaATATGAAGATCTCAAAGGTAAATGTGAAAATTTGGAACGTCAGCATGCGGAAGTCAAAGTACAATTGTCCAATATTCAAGAAGAGAAGATTAAAATTGACGAAGAGAAATCACGACTTGATGCCGAACTACAAATGGCGCAGCTTTCATTATCAGAATCAATAAAAGCCACTACAACAGAAgcagaaaagaataaatgTGCATTTGAAGAATTAAAAGCTCAGTGTGAAATCTTAAAACTCAAAGAAtcagaaatggaaattcaaCTGGCAAATCTAATAGAAGAAAAACGCAAATCGGAAATGgaactgcaaaaaaaatatgaagaggAACATGAAATGTGGATAAAGAAATTCGATGATTTGGAAAGACAGAAAGCGACAAATGAGCAGCGTCTGACCCAAATCGATGAGGAAAAATCACGTCTAGAAACGGAATTGTTGAGGTTATCCAGCAAATCCAGCGATACATCACAAGATCTAACCCGTCTTCATGGCGAATTGATGGTCGCCCGCCAAACATCAGCTGATTGGCAATCGCAAGCATCTAAACTGGAACTGGAAAAAACGAGTCTGGAGCAACTGAATTCTGCATTTTCTTCTGATCTTCAGAACAGCAAAAAAGAGATTACTGAACTCATTTcagttaaaacagaaatcgaACTTCAATTGGCAAAtctgaaagaagaaaagaataaatcaGAAATGGCACTGCAAAAAGTATGCAAGGAAGAAGTTGAATCATGGAAACAGAAAGTCGACgattttgaaaagcaaaaaactaCCAACGATCAGCGTCTTGCTCAACTCGATGAAGAAAAATCCCGTCTCGAATCTGAATTGTTGCAGCTGTCCAGCGTGTCTAGCAATACTTCTCAAGATTTGACTCGTCTTCGAGGCGAACTCGTGTCTGCCAACGAAACCTTGGTCGAATCACAATCTCAAGTGTCTAAACTGGAACAGGAAAAATCAAGTCTCGAACAAATCAATGCCACTCTTTGTTCCGATCTCCAGAATCTAGAAGAGAGAATATCTGAACTGTCTTTAGCCAAAATAGAACTCGAACGGCAAATAAAGGAAGAGAACCAAAGTCTGAAGGATTTCCAAGCCCAATATGAAAAGGATAAGTCAGAATGGGATCGGTTGAGTAAGGAACTCCATGAAAACATGCAAAGTAAAACTAAGGAAATCACTACTCTAACTGCAGTCCTAGAACAATTAAAAACCCAACTTCAAAATGCTAATGAATCTTTGGTCGAAATGGAAGCTCAATCGCTGAATGAAAAATCTGAATGGGAAAAAACGAATAGCGCGTTAGTTTCCGATCTGACCAGCAAAGAGAAGCATGTCACCGATCTAATTTCGGttaatgaaaaatatgaaagCGAATTGAATATTGCCAAAGAAGAGTGCAGTCGAATGAAGCAATTACTACAGAGCCTTGAAGCTCATCAACAGGAATCTTTGGGTGGAATGGCTGAACTTCAAAAATCCATCGCCGTTCTAGAAGTAGAGAAATCAAATTGGCTGGCTGAGAAACTTCGACTGGAAGGATCCATTGCCCAGTTTGAGACGCGGCTCTCCAGTTTATCAAATGAAAAGGAGAAATCTGATCGCACAATTCAGGAACGTGACAACCGATTGGCCAAGTTGACGGAAGAGGTGACGCTCTTGCAACAGAAATTTACAGCTCATATTGCAGAACTGGAACAAAAGCTGAAGGAGAACCGGAAAACGGAAGAAACGGAACAGGAGCTACAGGCAGCGTTGGTTGAAGCCAGAGCTCGCGCAGACGAAATTCAAAGCGCTCTGGAGGAAAgtcagaaaaatgaaaaagaactgcTGAAGGTACGCGAACAGCTGATTTCAGCCAACAAGTTGCACGAAGAGTTTGTCGagcaaaatcaaaaagaaaagaacgaactCAAGCAGCGCATGGAAGAACTCGCTGCTGCAAAAGAGTCTATGCAACTTCGAGAACTGAAGCTACAAGAAGAGCTAACTTTGTTAAAACGACAAGTTGATGAACAGACCAGTAGATTGAAGGGTCAGCTCGATGACACCAAGAAAGAAGCTGAGATTACTCTCCAGCTGTTCCAGGATTT GGAAGATGCCAACAAACGGATCAAAGAGTTGCAATCCAATTTGGAGGAAAATGACCAAAAGCTGATAGAACTGCAGGAAGTATCTCTACAAGTCAAAAGTTTGGAGGACACACTTGCCCTTAAGACGATTGAGTTGAAGGAAGAGATGGAGGACCGTGACAAAGCTGAAGACAGAGTTCTGAGATTGACGGAATGCTTAgccgtaaaagaaaaagagctcgAGGCCTTACGGCTGGAG gcTGTTAGCTTAAAGAAATCCACCACCGAAGTTTCACACCTGTTAACAGCATTTTCGACCGTAGACCGGGAAAAGAAGCAACTAGAAGCCAAAGTAGTGGAATTACAAgtggctgctgctgcggcTTCTCGAGGTGCCGGAGCTGATGCCGCTGATACCGATGTTCGAATCAAGAAACTGATGGAGGATTACGAATACaaggaacaagaaattaaGTTCCTCAATTCCGTGATTGTGGATATGCAAAGGAAAGTGGAGGATCTCAATGTCAAACTAGAAATTAGCCAAGCAACGTTGTTAGGGCAGAATGTGCTGACACCAGAAAATAATCG GAATGGTGTTAAAAGTGAAGCCAAAGTCCCAAGATTGTTCTGTGACATTTGCGACCTGTTTGATTTGCATGACACGGAAGATTGTCCTACGCAAGCATCCGAGGATTTCGAAATCTCGCCACCTTTCTTGAATCAACGACCTTCCGCCACCTTCAACCAAAATTCACCCAACCATAACCAACATTCACATCATGGAGGGACTAGGGGAGCTACGCGACCTTATTGTGATAATTGTGAAG TATTTGGCCATCAGACCAAGGACTGCATAGAAGAAGCAACCTTTTAA